The following DNA comes from Chitinophaga nivalis.
AGTTCGTCTGATGAGGAAAAAGAAAAAAAGGTAAAAGATATTAAAGTGTCGGCCAAAGCACCTGTGCAACGGAATTTATCAGCGCCTGAGTTCCTGAAACAAGTCAAAGGAATCATCCAGACCAAACATGGTATCCAGCCTGATAAATCATGGACAGATCAATCCTCCGCCACCCGTTTAAATCTAACCAAGTATCAGTTTCTGGTACTCAAAATGTTTGCAGATCCTGCTTTCAAAGAATCTAACGAATTTACTTCCTATTTCACCAAGTCCAGGCAATACCAGCAATATCAGGTGCATAGTGTGAACAACGAAGTGTACAGAGGAATGATTGAAAAATATCTGCCGCAGTAATATATTACTCCCATAACAGCAACGTTCACAACACCGGTATATGCCGCTGTCATGAACGTTGCCGTATCATTACCCTGTAACGGTGCTATTATCTGTTTAATACTATTTTCCCGGAATAGCGCTTATTATCTTTAGTCCGGACCGTTATCACATAAGTACCCGCTGGTATCTCTTCCGGTAACTGCACCTGATTGGTGTTCAGTTTATTCCGGTATACTTCTTTCCCTTGTAAATTGGTGACCACTACCCTACTATCGCCCATTTCTATTTTGGTACTTATCTGAATAAGCCCTGTAGTAGGGTTTGGATAAAAGTCGAGCTGCTGACTGGTGGCAACAGAACCGTTTGCTGCTGAACGGGACTTTGTACCGGTAGCACTTACCCGCACAATCGCCTTTGTTCGTTGCAGGCTCACACATCCCCGACGCGCGAAAAAGGTAACATAGTAGGTAGTACTTCGCGCCGGACTGACTTTAAAGGTATTACCAATACTCAGCAGGTACCCACCTACCGGTTTATTATACCAGAAGGCATAATTTACACCCGATGGTATTACAGCCAGTGTAGCGGTATCTCCGGGCTTAATCACCACAGTATCTTTCACCAGTTTCGCTTTTATCGGTCGCGGTAATACCGTAATAGCGCCCGATGCCCGGGTACTCGTACAACCATTCACGGTAGCAGTGGCATAATAGGTAATATCTACCGGTAGTGTAGAACCATTTAGCTGTACCTTATAGGGATTGCCGGTAAATAATGCGGTGCCGCCTGCAGCATCTTTATACCATTTAAAAACAGCACCTGCCAGGTTGCTGCTACCCGTGAATATGGCGGTATCCCTGCCGCATATGGTAGCACTGCCCGGTGTTACCGTAGCTACCGGACGCGGCTTCACAGTAATCAATAAGGAAGAACGGCTACTGATACAGCCATTGTTTTCTGCCTGGGCATAATAAGTAGCTGTAGCAGCAGGTATTAATTTATAGGGGGTACCAATAAACAACAAAGTGCCGCCGGTAGCAGCATTATACCATTTGATGTTCGGGCCGGCCGCACTTAAAGAAACAGTATCTCCGGTACATATACTGGTACTGCTGGCAGTGATAGCCGGTGCAGCAGGTTTGGTATTCACACTAACGGTAACGGCCGTACGCGTACTGGTACATCCGGCTCTTGCAGCTGCCGCATAATAGGTAGTGGATACTACAGGTTTAACCGTAAAGGTGTTACCGGTATACAACGCGGTACCACCGGTAGCAGCCGCATACCAGTTGATGGTATTGCCTGCAGTAGTGGCCGCAGTCAGCGTAACACTGTCACCGCTGCAAATGGTAGCTGTTGCAGGCGTCACCACAGGCGCCGCCGGTATGGCCGACTGGTGATACGCATAATATAACCGGAAGCTCGCCAATAATCCTACCAGGTTACTGCTCAGACTTATCTTTACCCGGTCAAATGGTGCATCCGGTTTCAGTAATACTTCTGCCCGGGTGTTATTGTTCAGTAACCGCAATATATCCGCAGATACGACTTTTAAATCATTATTAGGGGTATTACCATTGTAGGTCTGTACACTCACCCCACCGAACAGGTTTAGCGACAACACGGTATTACTGCTGCCAATACCTATTATCAGTGAATCACAGCCGCCGCTGGCGCCAGCCGGGAAAATAAGGGTTTGGTCCACACTCACCCCCAGTAACCCCACATTAATTACAAAGGCGGAGTAGTCATCCAGGCTACTATTATCTACCGGGTTATTAGGATTCATCACGCTACATAAGACACAAATACCATTGACCTGATTCGTTTGACTGTTTGCATATATTTTTTGCCCGTTTACGGGCGACAAACAAAACAGCAGTCCCGGCAACACCAACAACCATAGTAGTATTGCACGCTTGAGGGCACACAAATATTTTTTCATAAAGAATAGTTTTACAATCAGCTGATCAATTGGGGTAGATCACAGCAGTGCAACGCCTGCGGTTGCACGGAAGAGTTAGGGAATAAAACAGTACAATGCCCAAAGATGATGGTCTTATTTTCTTTTGTTACTTAAAAACCAATTTTTACAAAGCAGGGAGGTGCTTTGGCCGTTACTTATATAAAATCCTGCATCAAAAAGGAACCTGTCCGCTTATCACAGCAGATCATAAGCGAAACATAATGGTATTACCACGGTCATATGTTGTCAGTTGCAGCAGCTACAACTGATCAATGATCATACTACCGAACCTCGGCGGTTACCTCTCAGCACACGACCTGTTATCGTTACCCGGGAAATACAGGTGTGCAGCCTGTTTATAATCCAACACATATCGGCTGCGTTTCATACCGGATCCCCGGTGGTCCCTGGGTGGGGGTGGTTACCACAGGAGAAGGAGTTGATGGAGCCGTTGGTGACGGAGTAGTAAGGGCCACTTCTTCCGACATCGGGCTTTCACTACAGATGCAGCTCGCTATCTGTCCGGGACACTGCTCACCAGGATTATCGCAGGACGTTCTGACGCATAGCAACTGGCTCGCATTTACACCATCTCCCGTAATCTTACGCAAAGCCTGGCGGTTGAACCGCTTAAAATCATTTGTCGGTTTTTCTTCCATATGCTTTTTTTAAAAAATGATATCAATTTTCTGCTATATCCTATACCGGCGCAAACAGATCAAACGGATAATCCATGCAAAGTATTCCTGACGCCCATCTATATTTCTTCCCCTATCATATCAGGGGTCATCATTCCTCAGGGGTGGTGATCCGAAAAAGACAAACGTTCCTGATAGCTATAATCCAACACATACCTGTTGCGTTGCACCCCGGGTCACTATCACTCCTGGAGTAGGTGTAGGTACCGCAGGAGAAACAGCAGGCGGCGGCGGCGGCGACGGGGTAGCACCTTCCAGTATCCGGCTTTCTCTGCAGATGCAGCTCACCACCTGTCCCGGGCACTGCTCCCCGGGATTATCACAGGACGTTCTGACGCATAACAACTGGCTGGCATTTATACCATCTCCGGTAATCTTACGCAAAGCCTGGCGGTTGAACCGCTTAAAATCATTCGTGGGATTTTCTTCCATGATGTTTATTTTTTCGATTGTACGATCAACTCACTATTGCTTGCGCTGCTAGCCGGTACCTGTCATTCATTCAAATTCTTTCCTGATAGCAATCTCTATTTATACTTCCATTATACATCGTGGATACCGATTATTGAGAATGCGGCAACTGCTCTGCCATATCCAGCAACAATTTCATATCACTGATACTATAGGTATTGGGTAAGGCATATCCATTGTAAAAAAAAGCCGGGGTACCATTTATACCGGTATTATTGACCCAGGCATACATCCGATCTACCTGCCATTGCTGTTGTAGCAACGATTCCTTCACCGGATAACCGGCAGCAAAGGCCGC
Coding sequences within:
- a CDS encoding Ig-like domain-containing protein, with the translated sequence MKKYLCALKRAILLWLLVLPGLLFCLSPVNGQKIYANSQTNQVNGICVLCSVMNPNNPVDNSSLDDYSAFVINVGLLGVSVDQTLIFPAGASGGCDSLIIGIGSSNTVLSLNLFGGVSVQTYNGNTPNNDLKVVSADILRLLNNNTRAEVLLKPDAPFDRVKISLSSNLVGLLASFRLYYAYHQSAIPAAPVVTPATATICSGDSVTLTAATTAGNTINWYAAATGGTALYTGNTFTVKPVVSTTYYAAAARAGCTSTRTAVTVSVNTKPAAPAITASSTSICTGDTVSLSAAGPNIKWYNAATGGTLLFIGTPYKLIPAATATYYAQAENNGCISSRSSLLITVKPRPVATVTPGSATICGRDTAIFTGSSNLAGAVFKWYKDAAGGTALFTGNPYKVQLNGSTLPVDITYYATATVNGCTSTRASGAITVLPRPIKAKLVKDTVVIKPGDTATLAVIPSGVNYAFWYNKPVGGYLLSIGNTFKVSPARSTTYYVTFFARRGCVSLQRTKAIVRVSATGTKSRSAANGSVATSQQLDFYPNPTTGLIQISTKIEMGDSRVVVTNLQGKEVYRNKLNTNQVQLPEEIPAGTYVITVRTKDNKRYSGKIVLNR